CTCTGTCACTGTGACGTTTACTAATGTTCTCAGGATCTCTGAAAGCATTCTGTATTTACCCTCAGCAGCCTCATGGGCTTTGTGCACTGAAATGGAGGAGTAGCCTGAGGTTCCGACTATAGTTTTTTTGTCCTTTTGTAGCCTAGTTTTTTGGATGACCTGTTGATAATGACCTATTCGGCCTATTAAATACTGGATTTCTGTGCTGGGTTAAAGTAGGCCTTTTGGCCCATTTAGCCTATTCAGTTAAAAGCCAAAGATGCTGATTAATTGTTTCCCCCTGAGGTGTCTTCTTTAGACGTAGACTGCCCACTCTGATGATAAAATCAATAGCTCGACATCAGCGTTTGTAAGCCAATTAGAGTAAGCAACAAAGGTATGAGCCTATGTGCCCCCTCTCTCCTGGCAAAAAGCATTATAACAGTATTGACTGAGTAGCATTCCAAAGAAAATCAGTTCAATGGTGTGCTATTTTTTTACCCTGTGTGTCATCAGACTATGTTTGGGCATTAGGCTAGTCAATGACTACTTTATCAAGCCCAAGCAAGTGGCTAGGAGTTTGGATGGATTTGATGGCATTGTCTTGTAGTCGTAGTGACTGTTCAGTGTATCGTCCAAAGAGGATTATCATGGTCAGTGTCATTGGCAGGCAATGTAAAGCTGGAGCACATCCCAGATGTCTATGGGTGAAAGGGTGAGCATTTAGGTTCAGCACTGAACCCCAGATGGTACGACTCTTGTTTtgatgttgtctgtctgtcatctGTATTTGCAGGTCTCTAGGACCGGTGTGTGTCTGCTGCATTGTCTACCATGGCGTCCCCCAATGGTACCCTGGAGAATCAGCTGCACAGCGCCCAGAAGAACCTGCTCTTCCTCCAGCAGGACCATGCCAAAACACTGAAAGGTCTACATGCAGAGATCCGCAGACTACAACAGCACTGCACAGGTGAACATGCTGAACCTCGAATTGAACTTGAACTGTGGCAActagacctacagttgaagtcggaagtttacatacacttaggttggagtcattaaaatttgtttttcaaccacttcacaaatgtcttgttaacaaactatagttttggcaagtcggttaggacatctactttgtgcatgacacaagtaatttttccaacaattgtttacagacagattacttcacttataattcactgtatcacaattccagtggggtcagaagattacatacagtcatggtcaaaagttttgagaatgacacaaatattaattttcacaaagtctgctgcctcagtttttatgatggcaatttgcatatactccagaatgttatgaagagtgatcagatgaattgcaattaattgcaaagtccctattttccatgaaaatgaacttaatcccccccaaaaaaatccactgcatttcagccctgccacaaaaggaccagcggacatcatgtcagtgattctctcgttaacacaggtgagagtgttgacgaagaCAAggatggagatcactctgtcatgctgattgagttagaataacagactggaagctttaaaaggagggtggtgcttgaaatcattgttcttcctctgttaaccatggttacctgcaaggaaacacgtgccgtcatcattgctttgcacaaaaagagcttcacaggcaaggatattgctgctagtaagattgcacctaaatcaaccatttatcggatcatcaagaacttcaaggagagaggttcaattgttgtgaagaaggcttcagggcgcccaagaaagtccagcaagcgccaggaccgtctaaagttgattcagctgcgggatcggggcaccaccagtgcagagcttgctcaggaatggcagcaggcaggtgtgagtgcatctgcacgcagaGTGAgccgaagacttttggaggatggcctggtgtcaagaagggcagcaaagaagccacttctctccaggaaaaacatcagggacagactgatattctgcaaaaggtacagggattggactgctgaggacttgggtaaagtcattttctctgatgaatcctatttccgattgtttggggcatccggaaaaaaggttgtccggagaagacaaggtgagcgctaccatcagccctgtgtcatgccaacagtaaagcatcctgagaccattcatgtgtggggttgcttctcagccaagggagtgtgctcactcacaattttgcctaagaacacagccatgattaaagaatggtaccaacacatcctctgagagcaacttctcccaaccatccaagaacagtttggtgatgaacaatgccttttccagcatgatggagcaccttgccataaggcaaaagtgataactaagtggcttggggaacaaaacatcgacattatgggtccatggccaggaaactccccagaccttaatcccattgagaacttgtggtcaatcctcaagaggcgggtggacaaacaaaaacccacaaattctgacaaactccaagcattgattatgcaggaatgggctgccatcagtcaggatgtggcccagaagttaaatgacagcatgccagggtggattgcagaggtcttgaaaaagaaaggtcaacactgcaaatattgactctttgcataaacttaatgtaattgtcaataaaagcctttgacacttatggaatgcttgtaattatacttcagtataccatagtaacatctgacaaaaatatctaaaaacactgaagtagcaaactttgtgaagaccaatacttgtgtcattctcaaaacgtttgaccacgattgtacactaagttgactgtgcctttaaacagcttggaaaattccagaaaatgatgtcatggctttagaagcttctgataggctaattgacatcatttgagtcaattggaggtgtacctgtggatgtatttcaaggcctaccttcaaactcagtgcctctttgcttgacatcatgggaaaatcaaaagaaatcatccaagacctcagaaaaacaattgtagacctccacaagtctggttcatccttgggagcaatttccaaatgcctgaaggtaccacgttcatctgtacaaacaatagtacgcaagtataaacaccatgggaccacgcagccatcataccgctcaggaaggagacgcgttctgtctcctagagatgaacgtactttggtgcgaaaagtgcaaataaatcccagaacaacagcaaaggaccttgtgaagatgctggaggaaacgggtacaatagtatctatagccacagtaaaacgagtcctatatcgacataacctgaaaggccgctcagcaaggaagaagccactgctccaaaaccgccataatgaccattgttatgttaggaggaaaaagggggtagcttgcaagccgaagaacaccgtcccaaccgtgaagcatgggggtgacagcatcatgctgtgggggtgctttgctgcaggagggactggtgcacttcacaaaatagatggcatcatgaggaaggaatattatgtggatatattgaagcaacatctcaagacatcagtcaggaagttaaagcttggtcgcaaatgggtcttccaaatggacaatgaccccaagcatacttccaaagttgtggcaaaatggcttaaggacaacaaagtaaaggtattggagtggccatcacaaagccctgacctcaatcctatagaaaatgtgtgggcagaactgaaaaagcgtgtgcgagcaaggaggcctaaaaacctgactcagttacaccagctctgtcgggaggaatgggccaaagattcacccaacttattgtgggacgcttgtggaaggctacctgaaacgtttgacccaagttaaacaatttaaaggcaatgctaccaaatactaattgagcgtatgtaaacttctgacccactgggaatgtgatgaaagaaataaaagctgaaataaataattctctctactattattctgacatttcacattcttagaataaagtggtgatcctaactgacctaaggcagggatttttttactaggattaaatgtcaggaattgtgaaaaactgagtttaaatgtatttggctaaggtgtatgtaaacctccgacttcaactgtaaatacatACACTTCATACTGGTACAAAATATAAAAACATACTAGCACAACCAAAAGAAAACATTCTGAACACCTGGATTGCAAGCACAATAGACTAAAGACTATTACATTCTGAGTCATACGTGCTGAATACTCATTTACAGTTCTGCCTGAACAACATGCACAGTTACATTAGATCACAGAACGGCAGCACTGCAAAGTTAAACAGGATTAAACATGAACAGACTACTCCAGGGATCTTCAACTGGTGGCCTGCGGGACAAATTCGGCCCGCGGACTGTTTTATTTGGCCCCTAAAAGTTTTCTGAGCCCAACAATtattacaattttttttattacattttcctTTATGGGATATAAAAGATTAGGAATTCAcctaaatttttttattttgaatttagAAACTCTATTCACAACTATTTCCACTCATAAATAGAGAGACATATGTGATTGTGTACCAATGTAATCatggtttgaaattattatgtttttgtctgtttgggcttcttgcgtcAATtcgcagtgtacaaattatttataattatgttccggcccaccGACCATCCGCTCAAAAAAAAAAtcggcctgcggctgaatctagttgatgacccCTGGACTACACCATAAGTAAAGCATGATAGCCTGAGCCACAAACCAGAGCACACCACAACAGAGTGGCTAGCCAGGGCCAGGTCCATGAAATCCATCGCTCTGTGCTTTGGCTGATTGTCTACTATCCTTGGACAACCTGCTGCCACTGCTAAACTGGCCTGTGACTCTCACTAATCCTGGCCCATCTGTAGAGGCCTGCCATCTCACCTCTCTCCACTAGATACGTGCTGCTGCACAGGCTCTCTGAATAGCATGCTCCTTGATGCCACTGCACCGCTCCTGTCAGAGCTGAAGATTTCATTTCCCGGCCTGATCCGCTTCTCTTTTCACAGACTTGACCTATAAGCTGACAGTGAGAAGTTCAGATCCAACAGGTAAGACGTTTCACAGGCCTTCCTCCATTACGTGACTCCAAGTACACACACATCCACGCAGGTATCTGTTTCACACCTCACATTCCATGGCTAGAGCAATTGGCCTGACTTTCTCTCTCAATAACTAATAGCATAGTTATTGAGAGATTACTATGGATCTTTACTGGGGTGTGATCCAGTCAGTGGGAAATAGGATTGGCGGGCAGGGTCAGTTAATTTTCTCATGATTTTTCTGTGGGAAAAATGTATATTTAATTCTGTGGGAATCCtttatctctctttctgtgtgttttGACTTGACTCTGCTGTCATTGTGTAAGTAATATAGGCACTGGCAGTGCAGTGCACTGTTGGACAGAGACATGGAATGTAGCCAATTATGTTTTACCAATCGCAATTACTTTCTTTGACACTGATTTCACTGATTGGAAAGCTTTAGAATAATGCGCTTTCAAAttaaattgatacattttcaacgCCTCTGCAAACTATCGTACTGGCAGTTGTATTATTAATGATATTATGTAGCCTATGTGAACTAAGAACCGCTCAACAGTGCCCATGAACAGCCCAGGCCCTAAAACCTGCAAGGCTATTAGATAAGATCCTGATAACACTCTTCCACCCAGGGAGCAGTGCGCTGCAGCCGGGACCGCCTGCTGTTCAGGGCACTGTCCTCCTTTCACAGTCAGCTCACTGCCAAGCTCACAGCACAGCCCCCTCCCCTCCATTACCTTGGACATGCCACAGAGTCAAACAGTCTGAATTATATACACAGGAGAACTGACCATGGGCATGCAGTAGGACCACACTGAGATCTAACTCTGGAATCTGACCTGTAGGCTAGTAGATGGACTCAAATAAGAATTGAACATTAATTACAGGAAATCTGTGCAATGGGGAAACAATATAACAATCAATGTGATGTTGTCAGATATTCAGTCACTACTATAGAAACAGTGTTAACAATGGGAAGAGGTTAAAGCTCTGTCAGTAAACCTGTCAGTAAACAGCTGTACCTAAGCCCTCCTACCCTCCACGCTGACCTTTCAGGACATCATTACAGTCCTGATTAAGCagctgaaatatatatatatactagccAGAGAACAATAGGCTGATACACAGTTTGTAGCATCTCTAGCCATGGACCAAAGcaaaacattatgatatgaaagTAAAAACATCCTGGTGCTGAAATCGGAACTGTTTTAATCAGGCTTGATCTTTGGGCTACATTGGCTTGATATTTGATGTATTTTGTGCTACTGAATTATTGAATGGGAAATCAGTCAGTTCACTGTTACAGAATAACAGTAGGTTCAGGTTGTATGACAGGTAACATGTCTCAATGTTACCTTGTGAATCCTGTAATGGGGAGGTGTTCTTCCTGGCTATGTGCAGTGCACACAGTGTGGTACTGTGGGGGCTGTCGGATACAGTATCAGGTTATTGTGGGACATCATGCAGATTGCAGTGCAGAAAATTAGATGATGTATCACAGCACTAATGCACAGACTGCAACCTACTGAGTGCAGCAGGCAGGGCTCCGCTGCTCTAGCTGGGGTCCAAAACAAAGACAACATCCCCCCCTCTCGGCTGGTAGAGAAACAGATATCATCACCCCCACCCCCCTAATAGGAGAAAATTGCAGCTCTGAAACACAGACATGGACAACCCCCCCCCATTATGCTGATAGGAAATATACCAGACAGCCCAGTAGAAAATCGACATATACTCTAGTATTAGATGTAGATGGGTTGTGTTGGGTAGATATATCTACAGTATGATTTAGGCCTATCTATCTGATACAGAGCGCTAATAGCTAGGCTATATCTGTACCGTAGCTGCTTGTGAATGTGTGTCTGATCAATGGGTTGGGGTGAGGCGATGTGGGGGCATTGTTGAGCTggcgagggaggaggaagagcaaTAATGAAGGTCAGATCAGAGCTGTGCCCTTGCTATCGACCAGAGCTGGATTATGAGACAGGagctcttctcgctctctctgcccacTGCAGATAAGTCTCTGTAGACCATCGCTCTCGCCCACTCACTCACATCAGCTGATAGACTCAATCCATGGCCAGTGTATGCACTTAAAGTACCTATGGgcaattagtgtgtgtgtgggaggggtgGAAGGTtggatgtacagtatgtgtagcgTATATTTTATACAaaattgcagtgtgtgtgtgttaagtattATTAGAATTTAAGTGGCAGCTTTTTGTATTTAATTTGTTGTCTCTGACATGTACACACGCCTACAGTATGTTGACTGCAGATGGCAGCCCTACCAGACCCAATAGGAAAACAGCCTTGTATGTACCCCTTATGGAatattttgagaggaatggaccATTCTTTATTGTGAATCCAAATGAAGTAGGCTACTGTATTGGTGACAGTGAATATTGTATGTGTTGCAACTGGGATTCTGATggttgtgtgaatgtgtgtgttttgtcttcAAATAGAGGTCTAACAGTGtgatttgtttgtgtttgtgcagACAGCAGCGAGGCGCGCTGCAGGGAGCTGCACAGTAAGTGTGAGGAGCTGGAGGCTCAGCTTaaggtgaaggaggaggagaacacGGAGCTGCTGAGGGACCTGGAGCAGAAGAACGCCATGATCTCTGTCCTGGAGAACACTAtcaaggagagggagaagaagtaCCTGGAGGAGCTGAAGATGAAGAGCCACAAGCTGGCTGTCCTGTCTGGGGAGCTGGAGCAGAGAGCCAGCACCATCGCCTACCTCACCTCTCAGCTCCATGCCACCAAGAAAAAGCTCCTGGCAGGCAGCTCCTCCGAGGCCAGCCCCAACGTCAGCCCTGTGAGCTCCTACAAGCCCACCCCTCCCCCAGCCAAAGACCGGCAGCCTGGCCCTGAGACCCCTCGCCGCCGAATGAAAAAGAGCCTGTCTCAGCCGCTGCACTCTGAGTTAACCGAGGTGTACCGGCTGGGTTCTGATGGGAGGAGGATGGTCCTACGGGAGGCGGTGGACGCCATGCCCGACCCCACCCCCTTCCTGCAGGCAGCTCGAGACACACCTGATCTGCAGATGGTACGAGACCGGCCTGCCGTCATCCCCCCCATCACCTGTGATCATTCGTCCAGCCCCCGCCACAGCCCGGCACGGGACCGCCAGCACCAGGCACACGTTGGCGTGGCACACCGCATCCACCACAGCACCCCTCTCCTGGCACCGCCTCAGCCAGAGCTGGAGATCCTGTCTGTGGACCAGGTCAATGGGGGCAAGGTGGTGAGGAAGCGCTCAGGGGCAGACCGAACCGtttaacacactcacacacaacaaGAGCGAGAAGGAGCATCACCTACTGTATAAATCGGCTGCTTTTTATGCAACAATGCAATGAGCAAAGAAAGTGTAAAATGAAAAACAGACCAAAAAAATTAACATTTCACTTTGTTCATGGTCCTCCTAAAAAAAAATTATGCCACCATGCCAAATGTTTTGTTTTGAAACCCATGTGACTTATACATCCTGTCCTTTTTGCTTTGTCTCTCATCTCACTCTGTCATACATTGTGCACATAAACTTATCTGCCAAAACATCTGCATTAATGCCTGCTTACCTGTTGAATCCATACACATATCGTCATGGTTACtaccaggggtgaaagtagatttaattTCTTACCAGTGCAGGACACCCAAGTGCACGAACAAATTTTTTTTATACTACAAAAATTACAGGGTAGCGTACtttgctgacactgacaaacagatcaataaaaacaatgttgtctgatccatataattggcctacgaaaaggggagacacaaatacaatatgacatccatctaacctggaggaggaaattattgtccaaaaacaaacaaaagtggcattgacccaatgacaaagacagtgaatatgcacactcaccggGGATATGACCGATGTTCTCCACTAGTGCCAATATGATAGGCTACTGTTCGCTCAATTTGGTTaagaattttgataactaaaagacagattggAATCTTTTCATTGTCATCTCTTTACAGTAATAGCCATTTGCGTTCCAAACAGTTTTTCAGCGACTGTACTTTTAAATATTGTGATATGCCTGGCTGGGtctctgcttttcactgacagtcgcaactcaacaatcatctacactatatatatatatatatatatatatatatacacacaaagtatgtggacaccccttcaaattagtggatttggctatttcagccacacccgttgctgacaggtgtataaattcgagcacacaaccatgcactatccatagacaaacattggcagtagaatggccttagtgaagagctcagtgactttcaatgtggcaccgccataggatgccaccttcacaacaagtcagttcgtcaaatgtctagagctgccccggtcaattgtaagtgctgttattgtgaagtggaaacgtcttggagcaacaacggctcggccgctaagtggtaggccacacatgctcacagaatgggaccgccgagtgctgaagcgctgaAGCGCGTATCACCGTAACAACcgtctgttctcggttgcaacactcactaccgagttccaaactgcctctggaagcaacgtcaacacaagaactgttcgtcgggagcttcatgaaatgggtttccatggtcgaacagccgcacacaagcctaagatcaccatgcgcaatgccaagcatcagctggagtggtgtaaagctctcacccgttggactctggagcagtagaaacacgttctctggagtgattaatcatgcgtcaccatctggcagtcggacggacaaatctggttttggcggatgccaggagaacgctacctgccccaatgcataatgccaactgtaaagtttggtggatgaggaataatggtctggggctgtttttcatggttcgggctaggccccttagttccagtgaagggaaatcttaaccctacagcatacaatgacattgtagacgattctgtacttccaactttgtggcaacaggttgggtaaggtcctttcctgtttcagcatgacaatgcccccgtgcacaaagcgaggtccatacagaaagggtttgttgagatcggtgtggaagaacttgactggcctgcacagagccctgaccttaacttaacacctttgggatgagttggaatgccgactgcgagccaggcctaatctcccaaaatcagtgcccgacctaactaatgctcttatggctgaatggaagcaagtcccagcaatgttccaacatcaagtggaaagctttcccagaagagtggaggctgttatagcagcaaaggggtgaccaactccatatgaatgcccatgattttggaatgagatgttcgatgagcaggtgtccacatactggtCATGTTGTGTATTTGATTATTGCAGCATGCGCTTTAATTTTAAACAATCCACagttagttttttgtttttaagctaattatcctctatggccaattaatgctttctggtgtagtagcctattttgaattattgtatttatttctgtatagacaggagtaagctaattaggatatataattttggcaatttaattcaatttactttagggaaaacttagcttcccctagccttatggacACGCCGCCTATGGCTTtgaatgtggcataaacacaaccagttattatgttttcatctgattgtcaaacaatcactcaACAAAGGCGCTCCTGTAGGCTACTCGCGCACATTCGTCCACTCACAAAATAATTTCAGCATCCAAACcccaacagtgcactgtgcacccgcaatttgatgaatggaaagatacATCTGTTACAAAACCCCTAGGTTCAGTCTACAAGGCCTAGACTTGTAGACTGAATTGATTCATCCACTGCGCGCCTTGGTCTCCGCCAGTCGTCTCTGCCTTGTCCGCGAACGTCTCAACCACTCATCTCCGCCTTGACAAAATGTAAGTGTTCTCCTCAAACCACAACGCAATTTGGAGCGTATACCACCCGGTTTCCAGTCAATTCGCTAATTTTTCATGCGGCTGACATGTAGTAATGTTAAATAATGCTGTAATAGCCTATCGTTTTTAGGGCATGTTGTATTCATTGTGATAGGCTCACGTTTTACCGGTACAGTGTACACCTACTATTTTTTTTTTCCAGGACGCTGTACTGGACCGTaccgccttactttcacccctggttACTACTACAGTTAAGTTATCCATCCATACTTAATCTGGTCAGCAATATTGTCCAGTCATATCAACAAGCTACTGTATATAAAGTATGCAGCTACATGTTATAGAAGTTAACTTATTAAACTAATACTCCCTTAATGTTTTTCATCTTATTGTGATGTCATGTCAATATATGGACAAAACAACTGGAAAGAGTCACACAAATGAATTGGTAATTGGCAAGTTATTTATGCGGTTTAAGAATGGGGAAAATAGGAcaagtgtacagtatgtgttctTTATGTGTTTGTGGAAGCAAGAGTGAGGTGTGTATGTGTCGTATTCTAATGACATAGAAATGCCCATGTCATAGCTTTCACTAAGACATTGTAGACACACAACTTTGTATGACATATGTCCTTTATGATATCTGTAAATATGTAAtggaattatttatttattggttgTTTTACTTTTAATATAGAAAAATACATCTCAAGTATCGGAAATAATGGCATTATAATCACTTATTGTCATGCTTCTCACATCACACTTGCTCGTCCTTGAAGACTATGTATATGACAATATAATAAAGCGGTCCTTTTTGTTACTAATGTGTGTGTTGGAAAGAATCTTCCCTCTGTCACAGGCTTTCACCACGTCAGCAAAGCATGGGAGCCAAGCCTAGGAAGA
The sequence above is a segment of the Coregonus clupeaformis isolate EN_2021a chromosome 16, ASM2061545v1, whole genome shotgun sequence genome. Coding sequences within it:
- the LOC121584771 gene encoding coiled-coil domain-containing protein 92, translating into MASPNGTLENQLHSAQKNLLFLQQDHAKTLKGLHAEIRRLQQHCTDLTYKLTVRSSDPTDSSEARCRELHSKCEELEAQLKVKEEENTELLRDLEQKNAMISVLENTIKEREKKYLEELKMKSHKLAVLSGELEQRASTIAYLTSQLHATKKKLLAGSSSEASPNVSPVSSYKPTPPPAKDRQPGPETPRRRMKKSLSQPLHSELTEVYRLGSDGRRMVLREAVDAMPDPTPFLQAARDTPDLQMVRDRPAVIPPITCDHSSSPRHSPARDRQHQAHVGVAHRIHHSTPLLAPPQPELEILSVDQVNGGKVVRKRSGADRTV